In bacterium, a single genomic region encodes these proteins:
- a CDS encoding T9SS type A sorting domain-containing protein has protein sequence MRNAWWLLFCVALIASPALAQIFLDGSDSDWLAEPLLIESVDNVDGFFPSEVGAAVTDNVDIKEVKAKIVGNVCYFFMRVYGGPAWPNMADQRELNGVPINRSRGYYDLLMDLDNDVTTGANSHYYEAHFTPVGYLASQGIANQDKIGADSYLEWGCVGYFTPPHTENGGVANSGIKEIGYSAYDVSEVVSETDAGADYTIFESGIAKPDSAKAFAWSGTLPVEGSDDASLMNGKSYWMGHAWGYDFLEMGIELTTVQHYWKNKGRHVLNPGDVIGIAVRTETPMDDWGVDLTPRGQMLCPEIPVRPSSITFDGDDSDWAALPVLVQSVDNVDGFFPSEVGAAVTDNVDVKEVKAFVNLSENAIYWFMRLWGGPAWPNVADQRELNGVPINRSRGYYDLLLDLDNDVTTGANSHYYEAHYTPVGYLASQGIADQGKIGADSYVEWGCVGYFTPPHTEMGGVNNSGIKEISYSAYDVSEVVSETDAGADYAIFETGITDPDSAKAFKHDGMLPSMGSDDATLVDDRVYFNAHGWGNDFLEMGQSISAIKEYWRNKKGTDYFKDGDVIGIAVRTETPMDDWGVDLTPRGELLVTTVTNRPSSIQFDGDDTDWQAHPVLIESVDNVDGFFPSEVGAAVSDRVDIKEVKAFINHEEGMLYWFMRLYGGPAWPNMADQRELNGVPINRSRGYYDLLLDLDNNVTTGANSHYYEAHYTPVGYLASQGIANQDKIGADTYVEWGCVGYFTPPHTEMGGVNNSGIKEMGYSAFDVSEVVSETDAGADYTIYESGFAGPDSATALRHVGLLPILSSDDSTLTSDQLYWNAHAWGYDFLEIAHPIAPIQKYWKNKGLEVLQPGDEIGIAVRTETPLDDWGVDLTPRGVLTYTPTGIAAKRTTSLPKEFILERNYPNPFNPETTIQFTVPYAADVNVSIYNMLGQKVRTLVDAKMSSGQHSVRWNGLSDAGVPLSSGIYFYRLNAGSTVLVKSMLLLK, from the coding sequence ATGAGAAACGCTTGGTGGCTACTGTTTTGTGTGGCTTTGATCGCAAGTCCCGCTTTGGCGCAGATTTTTCTTGACGGAAGCGATAGCGACTGGCTGGCTGAACCGCTCTTGATCGAATCGGTCGACAACGTCGACGGTTTTTTCCCTTCTGAGGTCGGCGCTGCAGTGACGGACAATGTGGATATCAAAGAAGTCAAAGCCAAGATTGTCGGCAACGTCTGTTACTTTTTCATGAGGGTTTATGGCGGTCCGGCCTGGCCCAACATGGCGGATCAGCGTGAATTGAACGGCGTGCCGATCAACCGCTCCCGCGGTTATTACGACCTGCTCATGGATCTGGACAACGATGTCACCACCGGCGCCAACAGTCACTACTATGAGGCGCATTTCACGCCGGTCGGTTATCTGGCCAGCCAGGGGATCGCCAACCAGGATAAGATCGGGGCGGATTCCTATCTCGAATGGGGCTGTGTCGGCTACTTTACTCCTCCGCACACGGAGAATGGCGGGGTTGCCAATTCGGGCATCAAGGAGATCGGCTATTCCGCCTATGATGTCTCCGAAGTGGTCAGTGAAACCGACGCCGGCGCCGATTATACGATATTTGAATCCGGTATCGCCAAACCTGATTCGGCCAAAGCGTTCGCCTGGTCGGGTACGCTGCCGGTCGAAGGCAGCGATGACGCCAGCTTGATGAACGGCAAATCCTATTGGATGGGCCACGCCTGGGGATATGATTTTCTCGAAATGGGCATCGAGTTGACGACGGTCCAGCACTACTGGAAGAATAAAGGCCGGCATGTGCTCAATCCCGGAGATGTCATCGGCATTGCGGTGCGCACCGAAACGCCCATGGACGACTGGGGCGTCGACCTGACGCCACGCGGCCAGATGCTCTGCCCCGAAATCCCCGTGCGGCCCAGCAGCATCACCTTTGACGGCGATGATTCGGATTGGGCGGCTCTGCCGGTTCTGGTGCAATCGGTGGACAACGTCGACGGATTTTTCCCGTCCGAGGTGGGCGCAGCGGTTACCGACAATGTGGACGTCAAAGAGGTGAAGGCGTTCGTCAACCTCTCAGAAAATGCGATCTATTGGTTTATGCGACTCTGGGGCGGCCCGGCCTGGCCCAATGTGGCAGATCAGCGCGAACTGAACGGAGTGCCGATCAACCGTTCTCGTGGCTACTATGATCTGCTGCTGGATCTGGATAACGATGTCACCACCGGCGCCAACAGCCATTACTATGAAGCCCACTATACGCCGGTCGGCTATCTGGCCAGCCAGGGCATTGCCGATCAGGGCAAAATCGGCGCCGATTCCTATGTCGAATGGGGCTGTGTCGGTTACTTTACCCCACCCCATACCGAGATGGGCGGCGTGAACAACTCGGGCATCAAAGAAATCTCTTATTCCGCTTATGATGTCTCTGAAGTGGTGAGCGAGACCGATGCCGGCGCCGATTACGCTATTTTTGAAACAGGGATCACGGATCCCGATTCGGCCAAGGCGTTCAAACATGACGGTATGCTCCCCTCCATGGGCAGCGACGACGCCACCCTGGTGGATGACCGCGTTTATTTCAACGCCCATGGCTGGGGGAATGATTTCCTGGAAATGGGACAATCCATCAGCGCGATCAAAGAATATTGGCGAAATAAAAAGGGGACCGACTATTTCAAAGACGGCGATGTGATCGGCATTGCGGTGCGAACCGAAACCCCCATGGATGATTGGGGTGTGGATCTGACGCCGCGCGGAGAGCTGCTCGTCACCACCGTGACCAATCGGCCCTCCAGCATTCAATTCGACGGTGATGATACCGATTGGCAGGCCCATCCTGTGCTGATCGAATCCGTCGACAATGTCGACGGCTTTTTCCCATCAGAGGTCGGCGCCGCGGTCAGCGACCGGGTTGATATCAAAGAGGTGAAGGCGTTCATCAACCACGAAGAGGGCATGCTGTACTGGTTTATGCGTCTGTATGGCGGGCCGGCTTGGCCCAACATGGCGGATCAGCGTGAATTGAACGGCGTGCCGATCAACCGCTCCCGCGGTTATTATGATCTGCTGCTGGATCTGGATAACAACGTCACCACCGGGGCGAACAGCCATTATTACGAAGCGCACTACACTCCGGTCGGCTATCTAGCCAGCCAGGGAATTGCCAATCAGGACAAGATCGGCGCCGATACCTATGTCGAATGGGGCTGTGTCGGTTATTTCACCCCGCCGCATACGGAGATGGGCGGCGTCAACAACTCTGGCATCAAGGAGATGGGCTATTCGGCCTTTGATGTTTCAGAAGTGGTCAGCGAAACCGATGCCGGAGCGGATTACACGATCTATGAATCGGGTTTTGCAGGTCCGGATTCCGCCACCGCGCTCAGGCATGTGGGCTTGTTGCCGATCCTCTCGAGCGATGACTCGACATTGACCAGCGACCAGCTATATTGGAATGCGCATGCGTGGGGATATGATTTTCTCGAAATCGCCCACCCCATCGCGCCGATTCAAAAATATTGGAAGAACAAAGGCCTGGAGGTGCTGCAGCCCGGCGACGAGATCGGCATTGCCGTGCGCACCGAGACGCCGCTGGATGACTGGGGCGTGGATCTGACGCCACGCGGAGTGCTCACGTATACTCCCACCGGGATCGCTGCGAAGAGAACGACCAGCCTGCCCAAGGAGTTCATCCTGGAAAGGAATTATCCGAACCCCTTCAACCCGGAGACCACCATCCAATTCACCGTGCCCTATGCGGCTGACGTGAACGTCAGCATCTACAACATGCTGGGGCAAAAGGTGCGCACGCTGGTGGACGCTAAAATGTCCTCAGGCCAGCACAGCGTCCGCTGGAACGGCCTGAGTGACGCCGGTGTGCCGCTGTCCAGTGGAATCTATTTTTACAGATTGAACGCCGGTTCCACTGTTCTGGTAAAAAGCATGCTGCTGCTGAAATAA